In Oncorhynchus gorbuscha isolate QuinsamMale2020 ecotype Even-year linkage group LG08, OgorEven_v1.0, whole genome shotgun sequence, one genomic interval encodes:
- the LOC124041563 gene encoding C-C motif chemokine 4-like yields the protein MQLCYGPMACLALFAVILSLTATDTDANKVHNCCTKVSKQKITVPIIGARLQKKALPCVNAVIFETDNGETICSHWKESWVRKAFFQLEMARKSLDTQVPTANSPTTSP from the exons ATGCAGCTGTGCTACGGACCAATGGCGTGCCTCGCTCTCTTCGCTGTCATTCTCTCGTTAACAGCCACTGACACTG ACGCCAACAAGGTTCACAACTGTTGCACAAAGGTCTCCAAGCAGAAGATCACCGTTCCCATCATCGGCGCCAGACTGCAGAAAAAGGCCCTCCCCTGCGTCAACGCTGTCAT CTTCGAGACGGACAACGGAGAGACCATCTGCAGCCATTGGAAAGAGTCCTGGGTTCGAAAAGCATTCTTCCAACTGGA GATGGCCAGAAAGTCACTGGACACACAGGTCCCCACCGCCAACTCCCCCACCACATCCCCATAG
- the si:ch211-122l24.6 gene encoding uncharacterized protein si:ch211-122l24.6 isoform X2 yields the protein MCARSRTPLTRDIRTFPFKKNIRSSKRTIIVIRFPANGIINVSPGACLSNEVQTSHGNIVRKMGLSLSYPLVNEPESYVDPDLNEEYSYDWNTSVLDLKDEFPHWTADDLLNLRRQFEIFDTNKDRLLDFSEFCASLNMVNDASTMEARKEMFSRADKDNYKSINFEEYLQLMYDLKQGMPVPKPLESEDDKDTATGDIICEVARMDTFQQMCYGVF from the exons ATGTGTGCACGATCTCGCACTCCTTTGACACGCGACATTCGGACGTTTCCTTTCAAAAAAAATATCCGAAGCTCCAAACGGACCATTATAGTCATTCGCTTCCCAGCTAACGGCATTATTAACGTTTCACCTGGAGCCTGTCTATCAAACGAG GTGCAAACGAGCCACGGTAACATAGTGCGCAAGATGGGGTTGTCGTTGTCATATCCACTGGTGAACGAGCCAGAAAGTTATGTGGATCCGGATCTAAACGAAG AGTACAGCTACGACTGGAACACCAGTGTGTTGGATCTGAAGGACGAGTTCCCCCACTGGACAGCTGATGACCTGCTCAACCTGAGACGTCAGTTTGAGATTTTTGACACCAACAAAGACCGCCTGCTGGACTTCAGCGAGTT TTGCGCTTCCCTGAACATGGTCAACGATGCATCAACTATGGAGGCCAGGAAAGAAATGTTTAGTAGAGCGGACAAGGACAACTACAAGTCCATCAACTTCGAGGAGTACCTCCAG CTGATGTATGACCTCAAGCAGGGCATGCCGGTCCCCAAGCCCCTCGAGAGCGAGGACGACAAGGACACGGCCACCGGTGACATCATCTGTGAAGTGGCCCGCATGGACACCTTCCAGCAGATGTGCTACGGGGTCTtctga
- the si:ch211-122l24.6 gene encoding uncharacterized protein si:ch211-122l24.6 isoform X1 — protein sequence MCARSRTPLTRDIRTFPFKKNIRSSKRTIIVIRFPANGIINVSPGACLSNEVQTSHGNIVRKMGLSLSYPLVNEPESYVDPDLNEDSDEMNFAMELHEINLSYTYDMIQQRIRSIKESAKFDKYSYDWNTSVLDLKDEFPHWTADDLLNLRRQFEIFDTNKDRLLDFSEFCASLNMVNDASTMEARKEMFSRADKDNYKSINFEEYLQLMYDLKQGMPVPKPLESEDDKDTATGDIICEVARMDTFQQMCYGVF from the exons ATGTGTGCACGATCTCGCACTCCTTTGACACGCGACATTCGGACGTTTCCTTTCAAAAAAAATATCCGAAGCTCCAAACGGACCATTATAGTCATTCGCTTCCCAGCTAACGGCATTATTAACGTTTCACCTGGAGCCTGTCTATCAAACGAG GTGCAAACGAGCCACGGTAACATAGTGCGCAAGATGGGGTTGTCGTTGTCATATCCACTGGTGAACGAGCCAGAAAGTTATGTGGATCCGGATCTAAACGAAG ACTCCGACGAGATGAATTTTGCTATGGAATTGCACGAGATTAACTTGAGCTACACATACGACATGATCCAACAGAGGATTCGCTCTATCAAGGAGTCCGCCAAATTTGACA AGTACAGCTACGACTGGAACACCAGTGTGTTGGATCTGAAGGACGAGTTCCCCCACTGGACAGCTGATGACCTGCTCAACCTGAGACGTCAGTTTGAGATTTTTGACACCAACAAAGACCGCCTGCTGGACTTCAGCGAGTT TTGCGCTTCCCTGAACATGGTCAACGATGCATCAACTATGGAGGCCAGGAAAGAAATGTTTAGTAGAGCGGACAAGGACAACTACAAGTCCATCAACTTCGAGGAGTACCTCCAG CTGATGTATGACCTCAAGCAGGGCATGCCGGTCCCCAAGCCCCTCGAGAGCGAGGACGACAAGGACACGGCCACCGGTGACATCATCTGTGAAGTGGCCCGCATGGACACCTTCCAGCAGATGTGCTACGGGGTCTtctga
- the si:ch211-122l24.6 gene encoding uncharacterized protein si:ch211-122l24.6 isoform X5 has translation MTVQTSHGNIVRKMGLSLSYPLVNEPESYVDPDLNEEYSYDWNTSVLDLKDEFPHWTADDLLNLRRQFEIFDTNKDRLLDFSEFCASLNMVNDASTMEARKEMFSRADKDNYKSINFEEYLQLMYDLKQGMPVPKPLESEDDKDTATGDIICEVARMDTFQQMCYGVF, from the exons ATGACG GTGCAAACGAGCCACGGTAACATAGTGCGCAAGATGGGGTTGTCGTTGTCATATCCACTGGTGAACGAGCCAGAAAGTTATGTGGATCCGGATCTAAACGAAG AGTACAGCTACGACTGGAACACCAGTGTGTTGGATCTGAAGGACGAGTTCCCCCACTGGACAGCTGATGACCTGCTCAACCTGAGACGTCAGTTTGAGATTTTTGACACCAACAAAGACCGCCTGCTGGACTTCAGCGAGTT TTGCGCTTCCCTGAACATGGTCAACGATGCATCAACTATGGAGGCCAGGAAAGAAATGTTTAGTAGAGCGGACAAGGACAACTACAAGTCCATCAACTTCGAGGAGTACCTCCAG CTGATGTATGACCTCAAGCAGGGCATGCCGGTCCCCAAGCCCCTCGAGAGCGAGGACGACAAGGACACGGCCACCGGTGACATCATCTGTGAAGTGGCCCGCATGGACACCTTCCAGCAGATGTGCTACGGGGTCTtctga
- the si:ch211-122l24.6 gene encoding calcium-binding protein J isoform X3 codes for MTVQTSHGNIVRKMGLSLSYPLVNEPESYVDPDLNEDSDEMNFAMELHEINLSYTYDMIQQRIRSIKESAKFDKYSYDWNTSVLDLKDEFPHWTADDLLNLRRQFEIFDTNKDRLLDFSEFCASLNMVNDASTMEARKEMFSRADKDNYKSINFEEYLQLMYDLKQGMPVPKPLESEDDKDTATGDIICEVARMDTFQQMCYGVF; via the exons ATGACG GTGCAAACGAGCCACGGTAACATAGTGCGCAAGATGGGGTTGTCGTTGTCATATCCACTGGTGAACGAGCCAGAAAGTTATGTGGATCCGGATCTAAACGAAG ACTCCGACGAGATGAATTTTGCTATGGAATTGCACGAGATTAACTTGAGCTACACATACGACATGATCCAACAGAGGATTCGCTCTATCAAGGAGTCCGCCAAATTTGACA AGTACAGCTACGACTGGAACACCAGTGTGTTGGATCTGAAGGACGAGTTCCCCCACTGGACAGCTGATGACCTGCTCAACCTGAGACGTCAGTTTGAGATTTTTGACACCAACAAAGACCGCCTGCTGGACTTCAGCGAGTT TTGCGCTTCCCTGAACATGGTCAACGATGCATCAACTATGGAGGCCAGGAAAGAAATGTTTAGTAGAGCGGACAAGGACAACTACAAGTCCATCAACTTCGAGGAGTACCTCCAG CTGATGTATGACCTCAAGCAGGGCATGCCGGTCCCCAAGCCCCTCGAGAGCGAGGACGACAAGGACACGGCCACCGGTGACATCATCTGTGAAGTGGCCCGCATGGACACCTTCCAGCAGATGTGCTACGGGGTCTtctga
- the si:ch211-122l24.6 gene encoding calcium-binding protein J isoform X4 encodes MGLSLSYPLVNEPESYVDPDLNEDSDEMNFAMELHEINLSYTYDMIQQRIRSIKESAKFDKYSYDWNTSVLDLKDEFPHWTADDLLNLRRQFEIFDTNKDRLLDFSEFCASLNMVNDASTMEARKEMFSRADKDNYKSINFEEYLQLMYDLKQGMPVPKPLESEDDKDTATGDIICEVARMDTFQQMCYGVF; translated from the exons ATGGGGTTGTCGTTGTCATATCCACTGGTGAACGAGCCAGAAAGTTATGTGGATCCGGATCTAAACGAAG ACTCCGACGAGATGAATTTTGCTATGGAATTGCACGAGATTAACTTGAGCTACACATACGACATGATCCAACAGAGGATTCGCTCTATCAAGGAGTCCGCCAAATTTGACA AGTACAGCTACGACTGGAACACCAGTGTGTTGGATCTGAAGGACGAGTTCCCCCACTGGACAGCTGATGACCTGCTCAACCTGAGACGTCAGTTTGAGATTTTTGACACCAACAAAGACCGCCTGCTGGACTTCAGCGAGTT TTGCGCTTCCCTGAACATGGTCAACGATGCATCAACTATGGAGGCCAGGAAAGAAATGTTTAGTAGAGCGGACAAGGACAACTACAAGTCCATCAACTTCGAGGAGTACCTCCAG CTGATGTATGACCTCAAGCAGGGCATGCCGGTCCCCAAGCCCCTCGAGAGCGAGGACGACAAGGACACGGCCACCGGTGACATCATCTGTGAAGTGGCCCGCATGGACACCTTCCAGCAGATGTGCTACGGGGTCTtctga